A single genomic interval of Burkholderia sp. HI2500 harbors:
- a CDS encoding DUF350 domain-containing protein translates to MNSAYLYAVHLLSAFVLLLVFAAVYLKVTPFDELALIRDGNAAATLSFGGALIGFCLTLASSIAHNSTLGEVVIWAVGAMAVQLITYAVLTRLMPGMNHAIEDRNVAMGGLMGTASLVVGIINAACLT, encoded by the coding sequence ATGAATAGTGCCTATCTCTATGCGGTTCATTTACTGTCGGCGTTCGTGCTGCTTCTGGTGTTCGCGGCAGTGTACCTGAAGGTCACCCCGTTCGACGAACTGGCGCTGATCCGCGACGGCAACGCCGCCGCGACGCTGTCGTTCGGCGGCGCGCTGATCGGCTTCTGCCTGACGCTCGCGTCCAGCATCGCGCACAATTCCACGCTCGGCGAAGTCGTGATCTGGGCTGTCGGCGCGATGGCCGTGCAACTGATCACCTATGCGGTGCTGACGCGCCTGATGCCCGGCATGAATCATGCGATCGAGGATCGCAACGTCGCGATGGGCGGCCTGATGGGCACCGCGTCGCTCGTCGTCGGCATCATCAATGCCGCCTGCCTGACCTGA
- a CDS encoding NAD(P)/FAD-dependent oxidoreductase codes for MDRRTFLVASAAASLAACGRTGWIETTPHVGYPGMREGHALRDHATLPPPSGTIETDVAILGAGAAGLSCAWQLARAGHQRFTVLAGPEFGGNAAGGRFGDLGYPKGAHYLPLPSLESTHLRDMLADLGVIEAAPFSARPVYDERALVHAPDERLFIAGQWQDGIVPTAGLGADDLAQQARFFAYTDGLRTARGADGRKVFCIPIAESSRDPHWRVLDRRSFRQWLVDEGYTAKALHWYLNYCCRDDYGAGYEHVSAWAGLHYFSSRGGHAGDASDGAVLTWPDGLHTMVTKLADSITARTGSAAWSRDGFAVRATERAGGVDVLCARVGNDGTLSTFMLKARRVVCAMQLFVAARVFPQLAAYGFDPARDLPPRAPWLVSNFLLDGMPAEEAGVPLAWDNVVYGGAGLGYVVSTHQLIRMSPPTRSVFSSYQALSTQAPDDTRRWLAQARPDALREQAAIDLQAVYGRELWKHATALEITVRGHAMATPDVGFLSRPGLLALRDADGPVVFAHADLSGLSLFEEASYWGVLAARRVLA; via the coding sequence ATGGACCGCCGCACGTTCCTCGTCGCGTCGGCGGCCGCGTCGCTCGCCGCCTGCGGGCGCACCGGCTGGATCGAGACGACGCCGCATGTCGGCTACCCCGGCATGCGCGAAGGCCATGCGCTGCGCGACCATGCAACGCTGCCGCCGCCGTCCGGCACGATCGAGACCGACGTCGCGATCCTCGGTGCGGGCGCGGCCGGGCTGTCGTGCGCGTGGCAGCTCGCACGCGCGGGGCACCAGCGCTTCACGGTGCTCGCCGGCCCGGAGTTCGGCGGCAACGCGGCCGGCGGCCGCTTCGGCGATCTCGGCTATCCGAAAGGCGCGCACTACCTGCCGCTGCCGTCGCTCGAATCCACGCACCTGCGCGACATGCTCGCCGATCTCGGCGTGATCGAAGCGGCGCCGTTTTCCGCGCGCCCGGTGTACGACGAGCGCGCGCTGGTCCATGCGCCCGACGAACGGCTCTTCATCGCCGGGCAATGGCAGGACGGCATCGTGCCGACGGCCGGCCTCGGCGCCGACGACCTCGCGCAGCAGGCACGCTTCTTCGCGTACACGGACGGGCTGCGCACCGCACGCGGCGCCGATGGCCGCAAGGTGTTCTGCATCCCGATCGCGGAATCGTCGCGCGACCCGCACTGGCGCGTGCTGGACCGGCGCTCGTTCCGCCAGTGGCTGGTCGACGAGGGCTACACCGCGAAGGCGCTGCACTGGTACCTGAATTACTGCTGCCGCGACGACTATGGCGCAGGCTACGAGCATGTTTCGGCATGGGCCGGCCTGCACTATTTCTCGTCGCGCGGCGGCCATGCGGGCGATGCGAGCGACGGCGCGGTGCTGACCTGGCCCGACGGGCTGCACACGATGGTGACGAAGCTCGCCGATTCGATCACCGCGCGCACCGGCTCGGCCGCATGGTCGCGCGACGGCTTCGCGGTGCGTGCGACCGAGCGCGCGGGCGGTGTCGACGTGCTGTGCGCGCGCGTCGGCAACGACGGCACGCTGTCGACGTTCATGCTGAAGGCGCGGCGCGTCGTTTGCGCGATGCAGCTGTTCGTCGCGGCGCGCGTGTTTCCGCAGCTTGCCGCGTACGGCTTCGATCCCGCGCGCGACCTGCCGCCGCGTGCGCCGTGGCTCGTGTCCAACTTCCTGCTCGACGGCATGCCGGCCGAGGAGGCGGGCGTGCCGCTCGCGTGGGACAACGTCGTCTACGGCGGCGCGGGGCTCGGCTATGTCGTGTCGACGCACCAGCTGATCCGCATGTCGCCGCCGACGCGCTCAGTGTTCTCCTCGTACCAGGCGTTGAGCACGCAAGCGCCCGACGACACGCGCCGCTGGCTCGCGCAGGCCCGACCCGACGCGTTGCGCGAACAGGCGGCGATCGACCTGCAGGCCGTCTACGGGCGCGAACTGTGGAAACATGCGACGGCGCTCGAGATCACCGTGCGTGGTCACGCGATGGCAACGCCCGACGTCGGCTTCCTGAGCCGGCCGGGGCTGCTCGCGCTGCGCGATGCCGACGGCCCCGTCGTGTTCGCGCATGCCGATCTGTCCGGGCTGTCGCTGTTCGAGGAAGCGTCGTACTGGGGCGTGCTCGCCGCCCGGCGCGTGCTGGCCTGA
- a CDS encoding lysozyme inhibitor LprI family protein, translated as MFGIRLGLTLAAIGLSLSAHADSIDCTRAKTRTERLICSDKALVSADSTLASAYYGAIDIAADQQAVIRSQRAWLAQRDACADAACIATAYRDRTAALKQVKHAGWKTYRDPVLGISFEYLGNRQIKKPCPEIGGDRCVAIVGRNMTNSSYFIAFEIVDGALEPVAEKEAGFERQDDGKWMSTYGRGTPQAVERFSGAGWRGMRATITCGISDPETGFHAAGGECYWAVLSNGKRAAVANTQGIVGTDDATMHSVSSFRFER; from the coding sequence GTGTTTGGTATTCGCCTGGGTCTCACGCTGGCCGCCATCGGCCTCTCGCTATCGGCCCACGCCGACAGCATCGACTGCACGCGCGCAAAGACGCGCACCGAGCGCCTGATCTGCAGCGACAAGGCGCTCGTGTCGGCCGACAGCACATTGGCAAGCGCCTACTACGGCGCGATCGACATCGCAGCCGACCAGCAGGCCGTCATCCGATCGCAACGCGCATGGCTCGCGCAACGCGATGCGTGCGCCGATGCAGCCTGCATCGCCACCGCTTACCGCGACCGTACGGCAGCGCTGAAGCAGGTGAAGCACGCGGGCTGGAAAACCTATCGCGACCCGGTGCTCGGCATCTCGTTCGAGTACCTCGGGAACCGCCAGATCAAGAAGCCGTGCCCGGAAATCGGCGGCGACCGGTGCGTCGCGATCGTCGGCCGCAACATGACGAACAGCAGCTATTTCATTGCGTTCGAGATCGTCGATGGCGCGCTCGAACCCGTTGCGGAAAAGGAAGCCGGCTTCGAGCGGCAGGACGACGGCAAATGGATGTCGACGTATGGTCGCGGCACGCCGCAAGCGGTCGAACGCTTCTCCGGCGCCGGCTGGCGCGGCATGCGCGCGACGATCACGTGCGGCATCAGCGATCCGGAAACCGGCTTCCACGCGGCCGGCGGCGAATGCTACTGGGCCGTGCTGAGCAACGGCAAGCGCGCGGCCGTCGCGAATACCCAGGGTATCGTCGGCACCGACGACGCGACGATGCACAGCGTGTCGTCGTTCCGGTTCGAGCGTTAG
- a CDS encoding bifunctional nicotinamide-nucleotide adenylyltransferase/Nudix hydroxylase, whose product MSTQQNRRFDALVFIGRFQPPHRGHLNVLKSALSRAERVCVLIGSTDKPRTIKDPFSFDERRQMLASLFDASERDRVTIAPLQDSTYNDGDWVRWVQDAVASALGDIAQRKVGLIGHEKDATSYYLRMFPQWELVDVDATEDISATEIRDQYFAERTNSFVQWAVPEPVFGWLERFRTQPEFAQLKSEAEFIAGYRKAWAAAPYPVTFVTVDAVVVHSGHILLVRRRSEPGRGLWALPGGFVNQDERLDAACIRELREETGLKLPEPVLRGSIKDRQVFDHPTRSLRGRTITHACLFNFPTGELPRVKGSDDADKARWVPLNEFAQMRNVMFEDHFDIAYHFLGKL is encoded by the coding sequence ATGAGTACGCAACAGAACCGGCGCTTCGACGCGCTCGTTTTCATTGGTCGTTTCCAGCCTCCGCATCGTGGTCACCTGAACGTGCTGAAGTCGGCACTGAGCCGGGCCGAGCGCGTGTGCGTGCTGATCGGATCGACCGACAAGCCCCGCACCATCAAAGATCCGTTCTCGTTCGACGAGCGCCGCCAGATGCTGGCTTCGCTGTTCGACGCGTCCGAGCGCGACCGCGTCACGATCGCGCCGTTGCAGGATTCGACCTACAACGACGGCGACTGGGTGCGCTGGGTGCAGGACGCCGTCGCGTCCGCGCTCGGCGACATCGCGCAGCGCAAGGTCGGGCTGATCGGCCACGAGAAGGACGCCACGTCGTATTACCTGCGGATGTTCCCGCAATGGGAGCTCGTCGACGTCGATGCGACCGAAGACATTTCCGCCACCGAGATCCGCGACCAGTATTTCGCCGAACGCACCAACAGCTTCGTGCAGTGGGCCGTGCCGGAACCCGTGTTCGGCTGGCTCGAGCGTTTCCGCACGCAGCCGGAATTCGCGCAGCTGAAGTCGGAGGCCGAATTCATCGCCGGGTATCGCAAGGCGTGGGCGGCGGCCCCGTATCCCGTCACGTTCGTGACGGTCGACGCGGTGGTCGTGCATTCGGGCCATATCCTGCTCGTGCGCCGCCGCAGCGAGCCGGGCCGCGGCCTGTGGGCGCTGCCGGGCGGGTTCGTGAATCAGGACGAGCGGCTCGACGCCGCTTGTATCCGCGAGCTGCGCGAGGAAACCGGCCTGAAGCTGCCGGAGCCCGTGCTGCGCGGCTCGATCAAGGATCGCCAGGTATTCGATCACCCGACGCGCTCGCTGCGCGGCCGCACGATTACGCATGCGTGCCTGTTCAACTTCCCGACCGGCGAGCTGCCGCGCGTGAAGGGCAGCGACGACGCCGACAAGGCGCGCTGGGTGCCGCTCAACGAATTCGCGCAGATGCGCAACGTGATGTTCGAGGATCACTTCGACATCGCGTATCACTTCCTGGGGAAGCTGTGA
- a CDS encoding DUF4178 domain-containing protein, with the protein MFSTSCPQCGAPVEFRSAAAVMAVCAFCRSTLLKRGTDVERIGELATVLDDASPIQIGTAGRYGKRTFTVLGRIQMTYDAGAWSEWYVVFDDGTFGWLSDASGQYAITVREPDDASGGAWPAFGTLEPGMRIDHRGRAFLVSDVRTARCTGGDGELPFRVDAGWEARVVDLRTGNAFATYDYSDADANGGSPAVYTGEALEFDALAFTGLRDTDHDTREKRGAEMVPFACPSCGAPLSYAPNVADYVVCGSCHAGVQCTAEQQTVFAAQRKLEAVKGALELGAIGTFDGVKYTVIGMMRCRVPGDEETWDEYLLLNPTRGFLWLVQSEGRWERVQVLDQWPTIGSDADVTDGDKTYRLREEYDSEVVYVVGAFNWRVQVGDRTSIIDYGWQKDKLTRERSDAEIVWSRARPLSASTLAERFGTPALATAAAAAATGATVTTGLFGRKGPHSFAPLPLVFSALLVILNMGSLFSFSGRSVYLLIGLLVLWLPEWLWKRFASDGGNA; encoded by the coding sequence ATGTTCAGTACCTCGTGCCCCCAGTGCGGCGCGCCGGTCGAGTTTCGCTCGGCGGCGGCGGTGATGGCCGTCTGCGCGTTCTGTCGCAGCACGCTGCTCAAGCGCGGCACCGACGTCGAACGCATCGGCGAACTGGCGACGGTGCTCGACGATGCGTCGCCGATCCAGATCGGCACGGCCGGTCGCTACGGCAAGCGTACGTTCACCGTGCTCGGGCGCATCCAGATGACCTACGACGCCGGCGCGTGGAGCGAGTGGTACGTCGTGTTCGACGACGGCACGTTCGGCTGGCTGTCGGATGCGTCGGGCCAGTATGCGATCACGGTGCGCGAGCCCGACGATGCGTCCGGCGGCGCATGGCCTGCGTTCGGCACGCTGGAACCGGGCATGCGGATCGACCATCGCGGCCGCGCGTTTCTCGTGTCGGACGTGCGCACCGCGCGCTGCACGGGCGGCGACGGCGAACTGCCGTTCCGCGTCGATGCCGGATGGGAGGCGCGCGTCGTCGACCTGCGCACCGGCAACGCGTTCGCGACCTACGACTATTCCGACGCCGATGCGAACGGCGGGAGCCCGGCCGTCTATACGGGCGAAGCCCTCGAATTCGACGCGCTCGCCTTCACCGGGCTGCGCGATACCGACCACGATACGCGCGAGAAGCGCGGCGCGGAGATGGTGCCGTTCGCGTGCCCGAGCTGCGGCGCGCCGCTGTCGTATGCGCCGAACGTGGCCGACTACGTGGTGTGCGGCAGTTGCCATGCGGGCGTGCAGTGCACGGCCGAGCAGCAGACCGTGTTCGCGGCGCAGCGCAAGCTCGAAGCGGTGAAGGGGGCGCTGGAGCTCGGCGCGATCGGCACGTTCGACGGCGTGAAGTACACGGTCATCGGGATGATGCGTTGCCGCGTGCCGGGCGACGAAGAGACGTGGGACGAATACCTGCTGCTGAATCCGACGCGCGGGTTCCTGTGGCTCGTGCAGAGCGAAGGGCGCTGGGAGCGCGTGCAGGTGCTCGACCAGTGGCCGACGATCGGCAGCGATGCCGACGTGACCGACGGCGACAAGACCTACCGCCTGCGCGAGGAATACGACTCGGAGGTCGTCTACGTGGTCGGTGCGTTCAACTGGCGCGTGCAGGTCGGCGATCGTACGTCGATCATCGACTACGGCTGGCAGAAGGACAAGCTGACGCGCGAGCGCAGCGACGCGGAGATCGTCTGGTCGCGCGCGCGGCCGCTGTCGGCCAGCACGCTTGCCGAACGCTTCGGCACGCCGGCGCTCGCGACGGCCGCGGCTGCGGCTGCAACCGGCGCCACCGTGACGACGGGCCTGTTCGGCCGGAAGGGCCCGCACAGTTTCGCGCCGCTGCCGCTCGTGTTCAGCGCGCTGCTCGTGATCCTGAACATGGGCTCGCTGTTCTCGTTCAGCGGCCGTTCCGTCTACCTGCTGATCGGCCTGCTGGTACTGTGGCTGCCCGAATGGCTGTGGAAGCGCTTTGCATCGGACGGGGGCAACGCGTGA
- a CDS encoding polyamine aminopropyltransferase: MLHRRALVLSILVLASCGLGYELISSALSSYLLGDSILQFSSVIGSYLFAMGIGSWLAKFVEDDDVLDRFVDIELLVGLLGGVSAALLFAVFAWLAAPFRAALYALVLALGLLIGMEIPLVMRAFQQRRQAFRHTVSEVLTFDYLGSLAVSLIFPLVLAPRLGLLRTSFLFGLLNAFVALWTTHLFRDEIRNVRGKLMRASLVIGLLVAGFALSDRITHWAEHGVYGDETIYSETTPYQRIVLTQWHDDMRLYLNGNLQFSSRDEHRYHEALIHPTIEALPWAKRVLVLGGGDGLAVRELLKHRNLEQITLVDLDPAMTKLFSTSAPLVKLNQGALKDPRVHVINDDAVRWLESNADVYDAIVVDFPDPTNFGLGRLYSVPVFRLLARHLSENGYAVIQSTSPYFAPHAYWTIIATLHEAGLNTWPYHCYVPSFGDWGFVIAGKRRDFTVPTHYAVPTRWLDAQTAAEMFHFPADMPALPMSPNELNDQPLVRRFDDDWKHVLR, translated from the coding sequence ATGCTGCATAGGCGCGCGCTCGTCCTGTCGATTCTCGTGCTCGCATCGTGCGGGCTCGGCTACGAACTGATCAGCAGCGCGCTGTCCAGCTACCTGCTCGGCGATTCGATCCTGCAGTTCTCGTCGGTGATCGGCAGCTACCTGTTTGCGATGGGGATCGGCTCGTGGCTCGCGAAGTTCGTCGAGGACGACGACGTACTCGACCGCTTCGTCGACATCGAGCTGCTCGTCGGCCTGCTCGGCGGCGTGTCGGCCGCGCTGCTGTTCGCGGTGTTCGCGTGGCTCGCCGCGCCGTTCCGCGCGGCGCTCTATGCACTCGTGCTGGCGCTCGGCCTGCTGATCGGGATGGAGATCCCGCTCGTGATGCGCGCGTTCCAGCAGCGGCGCCAGGCGTTCCGCCATACCGTCAGCGAAGTGCTCACCTTCGACTATCTCGGCTCGCTCGCCGTGTCGCTGATCTTCCCGCTGGTACTCGCGCCGCGTCTCGGCCTGCTGCGCACCAGCTTCCTGTTCGGGCTCCTGAATGCGTTCGTCGCGCTGTGGACGACGCACCTGTTCCGCGACGAGATCCGCAACGTACGCGGCAAGCTGATGCGCGCGTCGCTCGTGATCGGGCTGCTCGTCGCCGGTTTCGCGCTGTCTGACCGCATCACGCACTGGGCCGAACACGGCGTGTACGGCGACGAGACGATCTATTCGGAAACGACGCCGTACCAGCGCATCGTGCTCACGCAGTGGCATGACGACATGCGGCTGTACCTGAACGGCAACCTGCAGTTCTCGTCGCGCGACGAGCATCGCTATCACGAGGCGCTGATCCACCCGACGATCGAGGCGCTGCCGTGGGCGAAGCGCGTGCTCGTGCTCGGCGGCGGCGACGGCCTCGCGGTGCGCGAGCTGCTGAAGCACCGCAACCTCGAACAGATCACGCTCGTCGATCTCGATCCCGCGATGACGAAGCTGTTCTCCACGTCCGCCCCGCTCGTCAAGCTGAACCAGGGCGCGCTGAAGGACCCGCGCGTGCACGTGATCAACGACGACGCGGTGCGCTGGCTCGAATCGAACGCCGACGTGTACGACGCGATCGTCGTCGACTTTCCCGACCCGACCAACTTCGGGCTCGGCCGGCTGTATTCCGTGCCGGTGTTCCGGCTGCTTGCACGCCACCTGTCGGAGAACGGCTACGCGGTGATCCAGTCGACCTCGCCGTATTTCGCGCCGCACGCGTACTGGACCATCATCGCGACGCTGCACGAAGCCGGCCTCAACACGTGGCCGTACCACTGCTACGTGCCGTCGTTCGGCGACTGGGGTTTCGTGATCGCCGGCAAGCGCCGCGACTTCACGGTGCCGACGCACTACGCGGTGCCCACGCGCTGGCTCGACGCGCAGACGGCCGCCGAGATGTTCCACTTCCCGGCCGACATGCCGGCGCTGCCGATGTCGCCGAACGAACTCAACGACCAGCCGCTCGTGCGCCGTTTCGACGACGACTGGAAACACGTGCTGCGCTGA
- a CDS encoding DUF4261 domain-containing protein, whose amino-acid sequence MSLISRFFGRKEEPDNPVALVAAPDVENPLSVTVVFDGPLQVDIAALTAALRAYHPSMKQARVETEPTLAQVFGLAGWGNHVVRLVGFDAPYPSEALEACVAPAHYGQDLKQQVRASRSHVILYYAGHEANPLDQYVALAAVAGALAEQNGLAVLNEHAHTSLPAGVFNAKELGAESLEVLRDIPLNLFFCGFVKYEVEGVNGVWMRTYGADVFGLPDFAALAEGHHEGERYSGIFNNVMHYLLESGARMHAGETMQIGAETFMKLREPLEQEYYLQGPAQVLVAELISADQINR is encoded by the coding sequence ATGAGCCTGATATCCCGATTCTTTGGCCGCAAGGAAGAACCCGACAACCCCGTCGCGCTGGTCGCGGCACCCGACGTCGAGAACCCGCTGAGCGTGACGGTCGTCTTCGACGGCCCGCTGCAGGTCGATATCGCCGCGCTGACGGCCGCGCTGCGCGCGTACCACCCGAGCATGAAGCAGGCGCGCGTCGAGACCGAGCCGACGCTCGCGCAGGTATTCGGGCTCGCCGGCTGGGGCAACCACGTCGTCCGGCTCGTCGGCTTCGACGCACCCTATCCGTCCGAGGCCCTGGAAGCGTGTGTCGCGCCGGCCCACTACGGGCAGGACCTGAAGCAGCAAGTGCGCGCGAGCCGCAGCCACGTGATCCTCTACTACGCCGGGCACGAAGCCAATCCGCTCGACCAGTATGTCGCGCTGGCGGCCGTCGCCGGCGCGCTCGCCGAACAAAACGGCCTCGCGGTGCTGAACGAGCACGCGCACACGTCGCTGCCGGCCGGCGTCTTCAATGCGAAGGAACTCGGCGCGGAAAGCCTCGAAGTGCTGCGGGACATCCCGCTGAACCTGTTCTTCTGCGGCTTCGTGAAATACGAAGTCGAAGGCGTCAACGGCGTGTGGATGCGCACCTATGGCGCCGACGTGTTCGGCCTGCCCGATTTCGCCGCGCTCGCGGAAGGCCATCATGAAGGCGAACGCTATTCGGGCATCTTCAACAACGTGATGCACTACCTGCTGGAAAGCGGCGCGCGCATGCACGCAGGCGAAACGATGCAGATCGGCGCGGAAACGTTCATGAAGCTGCGTGAGCCGCTCGAGCAAGAGTATTACCTGCAAGGGCCCGCGCAGGTGCTGGTGGCCGAGCTGATCTCGGCGGATCAGATCAATCGCTGA
- the speD gene encoding adenosylmethionine decarboxylase, with the protein MTARDGITPPRATFGSHVLADLAGIDVALLRDAARLESILTEAAQQAGARVIGAHFHHFGGEHGVTGVVLLAESHITIHTWPEHRFAAVDAFMCGAARAADAVDAIAAALGTQAQVRQQVARGGAPT; encoded by the coding sequence ATGACCGCGCGCGACGGGATCACGCCACCGCGCGCGACGTTCGGCTCGCATGTGCTGGCCGACCTGGCCGGCATCGACGTGGCGCTGCTGCGTGACGCCGCCCGGCTCGAGTCGATTCTCACCGAAGCGGCGCAGCAGGCCGGCGCGCGTGTGATCGGCGCGCATTTCCATCATTTCGGCGGCGAACATGGCGTGACGGGCGTCGTGCTGCTCGCCGAATCGCACATCACGATCCACACGTGGCCCGAGCATCGCTTCGCGGCCGTCGACGCGTTCATGTGCGGCGCGGCGCGTGCGGCCGATGCGGTCGATGCGATCGCCGCGGCGCTCGGCACGCAGGCGCAAGTCCGGCAGCAGGTTGCGCGCGGCGGCGCGCCGACGTGA
- a CDS encoding type II toxin-antitoxin system RatA family toxin, whose protein sequence is MRISVSRTVGVDRRRLFTWSQDYARRLVWDSFLTDAYLLDGMTADVGVDAFCRSQSGATMVSRYISYRPPQVAAVEMVDGPKVLERFSGSWNFTEHTPGTTDVKFTYHFRAQPAWLRWLLEPLIGAFYLVQTRRRLDSFKRWAEAEALPH, encoded by the coding sequence ATGAGGATCTCAGTCAGCCGCACCGTCGGCGTCGATCGCAGACGCCTCTTCACGTGGTCGCAGGATTACGCGCGTCGGCTCGTGTGGGACAGCTTCCTCACCGACGCCTACCTGCTCGACGGCATGACGGCCGACGTCGGCGTCGATGCGTTCTGCCGCAGCCAGTCGGGCGCAACGATGGTATCGCGCTACATCTCGTACCGTCCGCCGCAGGTCGCCGCCGTCGAAATGGTCGACGGGCCGAAAGTGCTCGAGCGCTTCAGCGGCAGCTGGAACTTCACCGAGCACACGCCCGGCACGACCGACGTGAAATTCACGTACCACTTCCGCGCCCAGCCGGCCTGGCTACGCTGGCTGCTCGAACCGCTGATCGGCGCGTTCTACCTCGTGCAGACGCGCCGGCGTCTCGATTCGTTCAAGCGCTGGGCCGAAGCCGAAGCGCTGCCGCACTGA
- a CDS encoding SPFH domain-containing protein, with protein sequence MSLGSFIRKQFIDVLQWTEDTDGVLAWRYPMEDQEIQYGGKLTVRETQVAIFVNEGKVADVFQPGLYTLETNTLPVLTYLKNWDKLFQSPFKSDVYFFSTRLQLGRRWGTAQPVTIRDREFGFVQVRAFGIYSYRIVDAGAFHREVSGTRAQYTVDDLEQQLRNLVVTAMSTTFGSADVPFVDMAANQSLLSQRVAEALVPVFTRYGLALDAFAVESVSLPAELQKALDLRIGAGMAGDLARATQYQTAQAIPLAAQNPGGIAGIGAGLAAGAAIGQAMAGQMAGAAQPAPAAPPAPAPAAAPVAAAPTAAPAEGTDYVQRLEQLKALFDKGLVTEDEYSRAKAEILAKLTR encoded by the coding sequence ATGAGTCTGGGTTCATTCATCCGCAAGCAGTTCATCGACGTCCTGCAATGGACGGAAGACACCGACGGCGTGCTGGCCTGGCGCTATCCGATGGAAGACCAGGAAATCCAGTACGGCGGCAAGCTGACCGTGCGCGAGACGCAGGTCGCGATCTTCGTGAACGAAGGCAAGGTCGCCGACGTGTTCCAGCCGGGGCTGTACACGCTCGAAACGAACACGCTCCCGGTGCTCACGTACCTGAAGAACTGGGACAAACTCTTTCAGTCTCCTTTCAAATCGGACGTCTATTTCTTCAGCACGCGGCTGCAGCTCGGCCGGCGCTGGGGCACCGCGCAGCCGGTGACGATCCGCGATCGCGAATTCGGCTTCGTGCAGGTGCGCGCGTTCGGCATCTACTCGTACCGGATCGTCGATGCGGGCGCGTTCCATCGCGAAGTCAGCGGCACGCGCGCGCAGTACACGGTCGACGATCTCGAACAGCAACTGCGCAACCTGGTCGTCACCGCGATGAGCACGACGTTCGGCTCGGCCGACGTGCCGTTCGTCGACATGGCCGCGAACCAGTCGCTGTTGTCGCAGCGCGTCGCCGAGGCGCTGGTGCCGGTGTTCACGCGCTACGGCCTCGCGCTCGACGCGTTCGCGGTTGAAAGCGTGTCGCTGCCGGCCGAACTGCAGAAGGCGCTCGACCTGCGGATCGGCGCGGGGATGGCCGGCGATCTCGCGCGCGCCACGCAATACCAGACCGCGCAGGCGATTCCGCTCGCCGCGCAGAACCCGGGCGGCATCGCCGGGATCGGCGCGGGGCTTGCCGCGGGGGCGGCGATCGGGCAGGCGATGGCCGGCCAGATGGCGGGTGCCGCGCAACCGGCGCCGGCCGCCCCGCCTGCGCCCGCGCCTGCCGCGGCGCCGGTGGCCGCCGCACCGACTGCCGCGCCGGCGGAAGGCACCGATTACGTGCAGCGGCTCGAACAGTTGAAGGCGCTGTTCGACAAGGGCCTCGTGACCGAAGACGAATATTCGCGCGCGAAGGCCGAGATCCTCGCGAAGCTCACCCGGTAA
- a CDS encoding N-acetylmuramoyl-L-alanine amidase family protein encodes MTNRPIRRLRPFVRAAARVLACAPLLGAPLALHAADSAPASGRYIVVDTGHTPARPGSTGASGRVEYLYNLDLSTAVAEKLAAHGDRVLRTSADGREIALDQRSTQAPDANLFVSIHHDSMQQQFIDAGRQREFRGFSVFVSERNPHYAESLRCAKAIAERLVASGERPSLYHAQPIRGENRPLIDPQLGIHRFDDLVVLRTAPIPAVLVEAGVIVNPDEEARLARRETIQKLSTAIAGGIDACTTPK; translated from the coding sequence ATGACGAACCGACCCATCCGACGCCTTCGCCCGTTCGTGCGCGCCGCCGCGCGCGTGCTCGCATGCGCCCCGCTGCTCGGCGCGCCGCTGGCGCTGCATGCGGCCGACTCCGCACCCGCCTCCGGGCGCTACATCGTCGTCGATACCGGCCATACGCCGGCGCGCCCGGGCTCCACCGGTGCGAGCGGCCGCGTCGAATACCTGTACAACCTCGACCTGTCCACGGCGGTCGCCGAGAAACTCGCCGCGCATGGTGACCGCGTGCTGCGCACGTCGGCCGACGGCCGCGAGATCGCGCTCGACCAGCGTTCGACGCAGGCGCCCGACGCGAACCTGTTCGTGTCGATCCATCACGACTCGATGCAGCAGCAGTTCATCGACGCGGGCCGGCAGCGCGAATTCCGCGGCTTCTCGGTGTTCGTGTCGGAACGCAATCCGCACTATGCGGAAAGCCTGCGTTGCGCGAAGGCGATCGCCGAGCGGCTGGTCGCGTCCGGCGAGCGGCCGTCGCTGTATCACGCGCAGCCGATCCGCGGCGAGAATCGCCCGCTGATCGACCCTCAACTCGGCATCCACCGCTTCGACGATCTCGTCGTGCTGCGCACCGCGCCGATTCCGGCGGTGCTCGTCGAAGCCGGCGTGATCGTCAATCCGGACGAGGAAGCGCGGCTGGCGCGACGCGAGACGATCCAGAAGCTGTCCACCGCGATCGCCGGCGGGATCGACGCGTGCACGACACCGAAGTAA